The following is a genomic window from Candidatus Zixiibacteriota bacterium.
CACCCAGGGTGAAAAGCCCAACCCCAGCCCGAGGACGACTCCTTTTCGTTTGCCGTCAAATGCCGATGCTTGACTGGCGAGAATCAGAACTATAACTGCCGTAAGAATTACTTTGAGCCGATTCATAATACCTCCCTCGTGGATTTCTATGTCCTGCTGATTCTGCCTTAAGATAGACCAAGGGCTCCCGTCAGGCAAGCTAATCGTTTTGCGGTTTCATCGTGCTCATACCACCAAAAAGCCGGGCTCCGCAAAGACCCCGGCTCGAATACAAAACAGAAATTTCTTAGAAGGCGATGGCGCTGATTACCAGACTCATGTGGTTATGCCCGAACTCGATGTCAGAGCCGAAAAAGTCCACCGACGTTTTTCCGCCCGAGAAGTACATACTCACCTGAACATGCCTCGTGAACTCATACCCGGCCCCGATCAAGTAGGCTCCCTTGGCATCATTGGCATCAATATCCTCCTCTTTGTAGTAGCAAAATCCAAGACCGGCCACGGTAAAGAATGACTTTCCCTGCGGTCCGAAGTAGTGATACCATGATGCTCCGCCAAACCCCTGCCCGATAGACGTGCTGTAAATCTCGTACGCCGTGACATTGCTTTCGTAAACGAGCATATTGAATTCATCCCAGGCGTAGCCGATTACGATGTGAGCCCCAACGCCGACCTTGCTTTCATCGAGATCACCCAGTGATACTCTGGCTATCGGGCTGACCCCCAGACCTCCGCCCAACACAAACCCTTTGCGCATGCCATCAAACGACCACACGCTTCCCGCCATCAAGACGACAAGCAGAAACAATACTGACACTCTGACAAGCTTCATAAAGCCTCCCGAAATTACGACGTTAACATGTAAGAATTCACACCAAGGTATCGATTTTTTCTGCCCCCTCGCAAGTGCTTTTACACCGGTTTTTTCCAGCTCTCCAACCAGTTGTCCAAAGTCGTCGTGCTCGCGCCCAGAATCTCGTTTGCCTCAGATGGATCAACATCTTCATCGAACCCGGAGAAATACTCGAAAAACGGAACAATCAGCTTAAGCACGCCCATGCCCGGCATGTGCGACAGAAACTTCGCCATCCCGAACGACACCACCTCGGGCTTGAGATCAGGATAATGCTTCGCGCAGAACTTTCCCAGCGCCTCCATCATGGTCATCTTATCCGGCCCGAGATTATAGAAGCATTTGTTCGCCGCCGCTTCGCTTCGAAACGCCGTCGATACCTGCCGGGCGAAGTCCGACGCCGCCAGCCAGCCGAACTTTGTCGGCTGCTCGCCGAGCACAACCGCTTTACCCTGCTGGATAAAACTCGGAAGCGACTCGAAAAACCACGACGGCCTCATGATCGTGTACGGCACGCCGCTGTCAATCACCGCCCGCTCGGCTTTCACCTTGGCGTCGAGATATATGATGCCGCCTTCTTTGCCTTTCGAAGACGCTCCGCTGATCATGCCGATCCGCTTGACTCCCAGTTGCGACGCCGCTTTCGCCACGTTGGCAGTACCGTTGATCTCAATAGCCTCATACTTTTCCGGATCCAGCTTCGAATTCAAATTGAGATATACAAAATCATGTCCCTCGATGGCACCAGCCAGCGTCTCCGGTTTGGTAACATCGCCCTCGACCACCGCGTAACCATCGCCCAGCGTCCCCCTGGCTTTCT
Proteins encoded in this region:
- a CDS encoding SDR family oxidoreductase — its product is MADKILVIGGTGMLGLPVARRLKQDGFEVSVMSTNAEKARGTLGDGYAVVEGDVTKPETLAGAIEGHDFVYLNLNSKLDPEKYEAIEINGTANVAKAASQLGVKRIGMISGASSKGKEGGIIYLDAKVKAERAVIDSGVPYTIMRPSWFFESLPSFIQQGKAVVLGEQPTKFGWLAASDFARQVSTAFRSEAAANKCFYNLGPDKMTMMEALGKFCAKHYPDLKPEVVSFGMAKFLSHMPGMGVLKLIVPFFEYFSGFDEDVDPSEANEILGASTTTLDNWLESWKKPV